The Coffea arabica cultivar ET-39 chromosome 4e, Coffea Arabica ET-39 HiFi, whole genome shotgun sequence genome includes a window with the following:
- the LOC140005581 gene encoding uncharacterized protein produces MLLLENGEVVTDEEDSYKGVPSLGEKDADSSEEIPTNEQLDLVVQKVLTAQVKEENGQQRENIFYTRCHIKGKLNDSGDVRVTKQVEILFRIGRYEDKVLYDVVPMQATHVLLGRPWQYDERTSHDGFTNKYTFMHDNRKVTLVPLTPKQVHEDQVRLQQEHEEQRKLKGAEKSEGKLALNDSALEKRTERKQSMLAKARDLKKALLSYQHLLMIEFEDMFPEEIPDGLPPIRGIEHQINLIPGSPLPNKAPYRMSPEETKELQRQVDELLKKGWVHESLSPCAVPIILASKKDGSSRMCVDCRAINSITVKYRHPIPRLDDMLDELNGAGGHHETHGARSTTTFQRPFSDVHRHET; encoded by the exons ATGCTCTTACTTGAAAATGGAGAAGTCGTGACGGATGAAGAAGACAGCTATAAAGGAGTACCATCGTTGGGAGAGAAGGATGCCGATTCTAGTGAGGAAATACCAACGAATGAACAACTCGACTTAGTGGTTCAAAAGGTGCTAACTGCTCaagtaaaggaagaaaatggccaACAAAGGGAAAACATCTTCTACACACGTTGTCACATAAAAGGCAAG TTGAACGACAGTGGAGATGTGCGAGTCACAAAGCAAGTCGAGATCCTATTCCGCATTGGTCGATACGAGGATAAAGTCCTCTatgatgtcgtgccaatgcaagctACTCATGTGctattggggagaccatggcaatATGATGAAAGAACTAGCCACGATGGTTTCACCAATAAGTACACCTTTATGCACGACAACAGGAAAGTCACACTTGTGCCTCTCACTCCTAAACAAGTGCACGAGGACCAAGTCCGGTTGCAACAAGAACACGAGGAGCAAAGGAAATTGAAAGGAGCCGAGAAGAGTGAGGGAAAACTGGCCTTAAATGATTCGGCCCTTGAGAAGAGAACTGAGAGGAAGCAAAGCATGCTCGCAAAAGCCAGGGATTTAAAGAAAGCTTTACTTTCTTACCAACACTTGCTTATGATA gaatttgaggatatgTTTCCTGAGGAGATCCCGGATGGACTACCTCCCATCCGTGGCATTGAGCACCAAATAAACCTCATTCCGGGCTCACCATTGCCCAATAAAGCCCCCTATCGCATGAGTCCCGAGGAAACCAAGGAACTACAAAGGCAAGTGGACGAACTGCTTAAGAAAGGTTGGGTGCATGAAAGCCTAAGTCCCTGTGCCGTCCCCATCATCTTGGCGTCAAAGAAGGATGGAAGCTCACGCATGTGTGTGGATTGCAGAGCCATCAATTCGATAACGGTAAAGTATCGTCATCCTATACCTAGGTTAGATGACATGCTAGATGAACTAAATGGGGCt GGGGGGCATCACGAGACACATGGAGCAAGATCAACAACCACCTTCCAAAGACCTTTCtctgatgttcaccgccatgagaCATGA